Proteins encoded together in one Bacteroides zoogleoformans window:
- a CDS encoding glycosyltransferase family 117 protein, with the protein MKQYRTVNNLMGWFTFLIAATVYCLTIEPTASFWDCPEFITTGYKLEVGHPPGAPFFMLVANLFSQFAADASTVARMVNYMSALMSGACILFLFWSITHLVRKLVVTDEDNITRAQMVTIMGSGLVGALAYTFSDTFWFSAVEGEVYAFSSLFTAVVFWLILKWEDVADEPHSDRWLILIAYLTGLSIGVHLLNLLCLPAIVLVYYYKKTPHADAKGSLLALAASMVLVAAVLYGIVPGIVKVGGWFELLFVNTLGMPFNSGVIVYIVLLAAVLIWGIYESYAEANKTRMALSFVLTIGMLGIPFYGHGGSAVAIGVLVIAALWLYLNPKTQARINEKFRVSARTLNTSLLCTMLIVIGYSSYALIVIRSTANTPMDQNSPEDIFTLGEYLGREQYGTRPLFYGPAFSSQVALDVNPKDGYCEPRIQTQGTKFIRKEKAAPDEKDSYIEIPGRIEYEYAQNMFFPRMYSSTHAQQYRAWQDIKGYDVPYDKCGNMVMVNMPTQWENIKFFFSYQLNWMYWRYFMWNFAGRQNDLQGSGEIEHGNWITGIPFIDNLLVGDQSLLPQELQQNKGRNVFFCLPLLLGIIGLLWQAYRGEKGIQQFWVVFFLFFMTGIAIVLYLNQTPSQPRERDYAYAASFYAFAIWIGMGVAGLVRLLRHYTKMKELPAGILASAVCLLVPIQMASQTWDDHDRSDRYMARDFGQNYLMSLQESGNPVIYTNGDNDTFPLWYNQEVEGFRTDARTCNLSYLQTDWYIDQMKRPAYNSPSLPITWDRMEYVEGTNEYIPIHPEYKKSINQLYAEAEKQALGGNPEALINVKKEFGENPYELKNILKHWIRSPKDNELKVIPTDSIVVKVDKEAVRRSGMMIPGDSIPDYMHISLKGKRALYKSELMMLEMLSESNWERPIYIAVSVGQENQLNMGNHFIQEGLTYRFTPFDTDKTGVKIDSEKMYDNLMNKFKFGGIDKPGIYIDENAMRMCYSHRRIFSQLIQQLMREGKKDKAKAALDYVEKMIPACNVPYDWQNGAMQMAEAYYQLGETAKADEIAKALADKSVEYMTWYMSLDDNRFAISVREFEYHWAVLDAEVKTMKQYNSRLADVYAPKVERLYNMYVERMK; encoded by the coding sequence ATGAAACAGTACAGAACCGTGAACAACCTGATGGGTTGGTTTACATTCCTCATCGCGGCAACGGTGTATTGCCTGACCATTGAACCGACTGCCAGTTTTTGGGACTGCCCGGAGTTTATCACCACCGGCTATAAGCTGGAAGTGGGACATCCCCCGGGCGCACCGTTCTTCATGCTGGTGGCCAACCTGTTCTCGCAATTTGCTGCGGACGCCTCTACCGTGGCACGCATGGTGAACTATATGAGTGCCCTGATGAGCGGCGCATGTATTTTGTTTCTCTTCTGGAGCATCACGCACTTGGTGCGCAAATTGGTGGTGACGGACGAGGATAACATTACGCGCGCGCAGATGGTCACCATCATGGGTAGCGGACTGGTAGGCGCACTGGCTTATACGTTCAGCGACACCTTCTGGTTCAGTGCCGTGGAGGGCGAAGTGTATGCCTTCTCGTCGCTGTTCACCGCTGTCGTGTTCTGGCTGATACTGAAGTGGGAAGATGTGGCGGACGAGCCTCACAGCGACCGTTGGCTGATTTTGATTGCTTACCTCACGGGGCTTTCCATCGGCGTGCATCTGCTCAACTTGCTCTGTCTGCCTGCCATTGTGCTGGTTTATTACTATAAGAAAACACCCCATGCCGACGCCAAGGGGTCGTTGCTGGCACTCGCAGCCTCGATGGTGCTGGTGGCTGCCGTGCTCTACGGCATCGTGCCGGGCATCGTGAAGGTGGGCGGATGGTTCGAGCTGCTCTTTGTCAACACGCTGGGCATGCCTTTCAACAGCGGTGTCATCGTGTACATCGTCCTGCTGGCGGCCGTCCTTATCTGGGGAATATATGAGAGCTACGCCGAGGCGAACAAGACGCGTATGGCGCTTTCGTTCGTCCTCACCATCGGCATGCTGGGCATCCCGTTCTACGGACACGGAGGCAGTGCGGTGGCTATCGGCGTGCTGGTCATCGCCGCCCTTTGGCTTTACCTCAACCCGAAGACGCAGGCACGCATCAACGAGAAATTCCGTGTTTCGGCACGCACGCTCAACACGTCGCTGCTGTGCACCATGCTCATTGTCATCGGCTATTCCTCGTATGCGCTGATTGTGATTCGTTCCACAGCCAATACGCCGATGGACCAGAACTCTCCGGAAGATATCTTCACGCTGGGCGAGTATTTGGGGCGCGAGCAGTACGGCACGCGTCCGCTGTTCTACGGCCCCGCCTTCTCGTCGCAGGTGGCGCTCGACGTGAACCCTAAAGACGGCTATTGCGAGCCACGCATCCAGACGCAAGGCACGAAGTTCATCCGCAAGGAGAAGGCCGCACCCGACGAGAAGGACTCGTACATCGAGATTCCCGGACGCATCGAGTACGAATATGCGCAAAACATGTTCTTCCCCCGTATGTACAGCAGCACACACGCGCAGCAGTATCGCGCATGGCAAGACATCAAGGGATACGACGTGCCCTACGACAAGTGCGGCAACATGGTGATGGTGAACATGCCCACGCAGTGGGAAAACATCAAGTTCTTCTTCTCCTACCAGCTCAACTGGATGTATTGGCGATACTTCATGTGGAACTTTGCGGGCCGGCAGAACGACTTGCAGGGTAGCGGAGAGATTGAGCACGGCAACTGGATTACGGGCATCCCCTTCATCGACAACCTGCTGGTGGGCGACCAGAGTCTGCTGCCACAGGAGTTGCAGCAGAACAAAGGGCGTAACGTCTTCTTCTGTCTGCCTTTGCTGCTGGGCATCATCGGGCTGCTGTGGCAAGCCTATCGGGGAGAGAAAGGCATCCAGCAGTTCTGGGTGGTGTTCTTCCTCTTCTTCATGACCGGCATCGCCATTGTGCTCTACCTGAACCAGACACCAAGCCAGCCGCGCGAACGCGACTACGCCTATGCCGCCTCGTTCTACGCCTTTGCCATCTGGATAGGTATGGGTGTGGCGGGACTTGTGCGCTTGCTGCGCCACTACACCAAGATGAAGGAGCTTCCGGCCGGCATCCTTGCTTCCGCAGTCTGCCTCCTCGTGCCCATACAGATGGCAAGCCAGACGTGGGACGACCACGACCGCAGCGACCGCTACATGGCGCGCGACTTCGGACAGAACTACCTGATGTCTCTTCAAGAGTCGGGCAACCCCGTCATCTATACCAACGGCGACAACGACACCTTCCCCCTGTGGTACAATCAGGAGGTGGAAGGCTTCCGCACCGATGCCCGCACGTGCAACCTCTCTTACTTGCAGACCGACTGGTACATCGACCAGATGAAACGACCGGCCTATAACAGTCCGTCGCTGCCCATCACTTGGGACCGTATGGAGTATGTGGAGGGTACCAACGAGTATATCCCCATCCATCCGGAATACAAGAAAAGCATCAACCAACTCTATGCCGAGGCCGAGAAGCAGGCATTGGGAGGTAACCCGGAAGCCTTGATAAACGTGAAGAAAGAGTTCGGAGAGAATCCTTACGAGCTTAAGAATATCCTGAAGCACTGGATACGCTCGCCCAAAGACAACGAGCTGAAGGTGATTCCGACAGACAGCATCGTCGTCAAGGTGGATAAGGAGGCGGTGCGCCGCAGCGGGATGATGATTCCGGGCGACAGCATCCCTGACTACATGCACATCTCCTTGAAAGGCAAACGCGCCCTCTACAAGAGCGAGCTGATGATGCTCGAGATGCTGAGCGAATCCAACTGGGAACGCCCCATCTACATTGCGGTCAGCGTTGGTCAAGAGAATCAGCTGAACATGGGCAACCACTTCATCCAAGAGGGACTTACCTACCGTTTCACACCGTTCGATACGGACAAAACGGGGGTGAAGATAGATTCGGAAAAGATGTACGACAACCTGATGAATAAGTTCAAGTTCGGCGGCATCGACAAGCCGGGCATCTACATCGACGAGAACGCCATGCGCATGTGCTACTCGCACCGACGCATCTTCTCCCAGCTCATCCAGCAGTTGATGCGCGAGGGGAAAAAAGACAAGGCAAAGGCTGCACTGGACTATGTCGAGAAAATGATTCCTGCCTGCAACGTGCCATACGACTGGCAGAACGGCGCCATGCAGATGGCCGAAGCCTATTACCAACTGGGCGAAACCGCCAAGGCGGACGAAATAGCGAAAGCCCTTGCCGACAAGTCGGTGGAATACATGACGTGGTACATGAGTCTGGACGACAACCGCTTTGCCATCTCCGTCCGTGAGTTTGAATACCATTGGGCCGTGCTCGATGCCGAGGTCAAGACCATGAAGCAGTATAACTCCAGATTGGCCGACGTCTATGCCCCCAAAGTCGAAAGGTTGTATAATATGTATGTAGAAAGAATGAAATGA
- a CDS encoding polysaccharide deacetylase family protein: MFIEQPPEFIRKLYSGAVWRMNPNERAVYLTFDDGPIPEVTPWVLDLLDKDDIKATFFMVGDNIRKHPEEFRMVVERGHRIGNHTFNHIRGFEYTAEKYLGNTEQARIFMEMGGDINCNVEKVLFPLLFRPPHGHMFAAQYLKLKRSYKIVMWDLVTRDYSKKLRGPQVLANVMRYARNGSIITFHDSLKSWCNGNLQYALPRAIDFLKEEGYAFKVL, encoded by the coding sequence GTGTTTATAGAGCAACCTCCCGAATTTATTCGCAAGCTATATTCCGGTGCCGTCTGGAGAATGAATCCTAATGAAAGAGCCGTCTATCTGACTTTCGATGACGGCCCTATACCCGAAGTAACTCCTTGGGTGCTCGATTTGCTGGATAAGGATGATATCAAAGCCACCTTCTTCATGGTGGGCGACAACATACGGAAGCATCCCGAAGAGTTCCGCATGGTGGTGGAACGCGGACACCGCATCGGCAATCACACGTTCAACCATATCCGCGGATTTGAGTACACGGCGGAGAAGTATCTGGGCAACACCGAGCAGGCACGCATCTTTATGGAGATGGGCGGAGACATCAACTGCAATGTGGAGAAAGTGCTCTTCCCGTTGCTGTTTCGCCCCCCTCACGGACATATGTTCGCCGCGCAATACCTGAAGCTGAAACGCTCTTACAAGATTGTGATGTGGGACTTGGTGACCCGCGATTACAGTAAGAAGCTGCGCGGTCCTCAAGTGCTGGCCAACGTAATGAGGTATGCCCGAAACGGCTCCATCATCACTTTCCACGATTCATTGAAGTCGTGGTGCAACGGAAACCTGCAATATGCCCTTCCGCGGGCCATCGACTTCTTGAAAGAAGAAGGCTACGCGTTCAAGGTGCTGTAA
- a CDS encoding DUF4861 domain-containing protein, with protein MKKLLLACVAVFFCFACSESKTVTVTVTNPLAMERSGEMAEVSMAEVSSRLNLADTTQIVVLNAEGEQVPYQVTYDGTLIFPVAVAANASAVYTIRTGTPTDVQVKASGRQYPERMDDMAWENDLVAFRAYGPALQARGERGFGYDLFTKRNTTEPILESLYEKEVNKEVRANIAELGKTDPKAADELRRSISYHIDHGFGMDCYAVGPTLGAGVAALMVSDTIVYPWCYKTHEVLDNGPLRFTVKMEFTPLNIEGDTTVIETRLITLDAGSHLNKTVISYTNLKKALPVVTGIVLHEPDGAVVADAPNGYITYVDPTTGPDNGKIFMGAAFPALVKKAKTVLFSAEEKKRRNGADGHVLAVSHYEPGTDYVYYWGFAWSRADIKTADAWNRYMADFAQKVRNPLTVEMK; from the coding sequence ATGAAGAAACTTCTTTTAGCATGTGTGGCGGTCTTCTTTTGTTTTGCTTGCAGCGAAAGCAAGACCGTCACCGTCACGGTGACCAATCCGCTGGCCATGGAACGTTCCGGCGAGATGGCGGAGGTGTCTATGGCCGAGGTATCTTCCCGGCTCAATCTGGCGGACACGACACAGATTGTGGTGCTGAATGCCGAAGGCGAACAAGTGCCTTATCAGGTGACTTACGACGGGACACTTATCTTCCCCGTTGCAGTGGCTGCCAATGCCTCGGCTGTCTATACCATCCGCACGGGTACGCCCACCGATGTGCAGGTTAAGGCTTCCGGACGGCAATACCCGGAGCGCATGGACGATATGGCTTGGGAAAACGACTTGGTGGCTTTCCGCGCATACGGTCCGGCTTTGCAGGCAAGGGGCGAGCGCGGCTTCGGTTACGACCTGTTTACGAAACGCAACACCACAGAACCTATTTTGGAGAGTCTATACGAGAAAGAGGTGAATAAAGAGGTACGTGCCAACATCGCCGAACTGGGGAAAACCGACCCCAAGGCCGCCGATGAGTTGAGGCGTTCCATCTCTTATCACATCGACCACGGCTTCGGTATGGACTGCTATGCGGTAGGCCCCACGCTGGGAGCCGGTGTGGCGGCGTTGATGGTGAGCGACACCATCGTTTATCCGTGGTGCTACAAGACGCATGAGGTGCTGGACAACGGGCCGTTGCGCTTCACGGTGAAGATGGAGTTCACTCCGCTGAACATCGAAGGCGACACCACGGTGATAGAGACACGTCTGATTACATTGGATGCCGGTTCGCACTTGAACAAGACCGTCATCTCTTACACCAACCTGAAAAAGGCTCTGCCGGTGGTTACAGGCATTGTGCTGCACGAACCAGACGGTGCCGTGGTGGCAGATGCACCAAACGGTTACATCACTTACGTAGACCCCACTACGGGCCCCGATAACGGCAAGATATTCATGGGAGCCGCTTTCCCCGCTCTTGTAAAAAAAGCCAAGACCGTGCTCTTCTCCGCCGAGGAGAAGAAGCGACGCAATGGCGCCGACGGGCATGTACTGGCCGTCAGCCACTATGAGCCGGGTACAGACTATGTGTATTATTGGGGCTTTGCATGGAGCAGGGCAGACATCAAGACTGCCGATGCATGGAACCGCTACATGGCGGACTTTGCGCAGAAGGTGCGCAATCCGTTGACGGTTGAGATGAAGTGA
- a CDS encoding gluconate 5-dehydrogenase, with translation MNPYLNFSLEGKVALVTGASYGIGFAIASAFAEQGATICFNDINQELVDKGLAAYAEKGIKVHGYVCDVTDEPAVQAMIARIEKEVGSVDILVNNAGIIRRVPMHEMEAADFRRVIDIDLNAPFIVSKAVLPAMMKKGHGKIINICSMMSELGRETVSAYAAAKGGLKMLTRNICSEYGEYNIQCNGIGPGYIATPQTAPLREKQPDGSRHPFDSFICAKTPAGRWLNPEELTGPAVFLASEASNAVNGHILYVDGGILAYIGKQPK, from the coding sequence ATGAATCCGTATTTGAATTTTTCTTTAGAAGGTAAAGTAGCCCTCGTCACAGGTGCTTCTTACGGTATCGGTTTTGCCATCGCTTCGGCTTTTGCGGAACAAGGCGCAACCATCTGTTTCAACGACATCAACCAAGAGCTGGTAGACAAGGGCTTGGCCGCTTATGCCGAGAAGGGTATCAAGGTGCATGGCTACGTATGCGACGTGACCGACGAGCCGGCTGTTCAGGCCATGATAGCCCGCATCGAGAAAGAGGTAGGCTCGGTAGACATCCTCGTGAATAATGCCGGCATCATCCGCCGGGTGCCCATGCACGAGATGGAGGCCGCCGACTTCCGCCGTGTCATCGACATCGACCTGAACGCTCCGTTCATCGTATCCAAAGCCGTACTGCCCGCCATGATGAAGAAAGGGCACGGCAAAATCATCAACATCTGCTCCATGATGTCCGAACTGGGACGGGAGACCGTATCCGCATACGCCGCAGCCAAAGGCGGCTTGAAGATGCTCACCCGCAACATCTGCTCAGAGTATGGCGAATACAACATCCAGTGCAACGGCATCGGGCCGGGTTACATCGCCACTCCGCAGACGGCTCCGCTGCGCGAAAAGCAACCCGACGGCAGCCGCCATCCCTTCGACTCGTTCATCTGCGCCAAGACACCGGCAGGTCGCTGGCTGAATCCGGAAGAGCTTACAGGCCCCGCCGTGTTCCTTGCATCAGAAGCGTCGAACGCCGTGAACGGACATATCCTCTACGTGGACGGCGGTATTCTGGCTTACATAGGCAAACAGCCGAAATAA
- the kduI gene encoding 5-dehydro-4-deoxy-D-glucuronate isomerase, whose amino-acid sequence MKTNYEIRYAAHPDDARDYDTKRLRRDFLIEKIFLPNEVNMVYSMYDRMVVGGAMPAGETLDLEAIDPLKAPYFLTRREMGIFNVGGPGTVKAGEAVFNLDYKEALYLGSGDREVSFESKDTVRPAKFYFNSLPAHRNYPDRKVTKKEAVIAEMGALEGSNHRRVNKMLVNQVLPTCQLQMGMTELEPGSVWNTMPPHVHSRRMEAYFYFEMPEEHAICHFMGEVDETRHLWMKGEQAVLSPEWSIHSAAATHNYTFIWGMGGENLDYADQDFSLIADLR is encoded by the coding sequence ATGAAAACAAACTATGAAATCCGCTATGCCGCACATCCCGACGACGCCAGGGACTACGATACAAAAAGACTCCGCCGCGATTTCCTTATAGAGAAGATATTCTTACCGAATGAGGTGAACATGGTATATTCCATGTATGACCGCATGGTGGTGGGCGGCGCTATGCCTGCGGGCGAAACCTTGGACTTGGAAGCCATCGACCCGCTGAAAGCACCTTACTTCCTGACGCGCCGCGAGATGGGAATCTTTAACGTAGGCGGGCCGGGAACAGTGAAGGCGGGCGAGGCCGTATTCAATCTGGACTATAAAGAGGCGCTCTATTTGGGTTCGGGCGACCGTGAAGTGAGCTTCGAGAGCAAGGATACCGTCCGTCCGGCCAAGTTCTATTTCAATTCCCTGCCGGCACATCGCAACTATCCGGACAGGAAAGTGACGAAGAAAGAGGCCGTCATTGCCGAGATGGGAGCTTTGGAAGGCTCCAACCACCGCCGCGTCAACAAGATGCTGGTCAATCAGGTACTGCCCACCTGCCAGTTGCAGATGGGCATGACCGAACTGGAGCCGGGCAGCGTGTGGAACACCATGCCGCCGCACGTACACAGCCGGCGCATGGAGGCCTATTTCTATTTCGAGATGCCCGAAGAGCATGCCATCTGCCATTTTATGGGCGAAGTGGACGAAACGCGCCACCTCTGGATGAAAGGCGAGCAGGCGGTGCTTTCGCCCGAATGGTCCATCCATTCCGCCGCCGCCACGCACAACTACACCTTCATCTGGGGCATGGGAGGAGAGAATCTGGACTATGCCGATCAGGACTTCTCGCTGATTGCAGACCTGAGATAA
- a CDS encoding TonB-dependent receptor codes for MRLFKLIVFFTCLATLSLRAEDADKKVRTDANIVGHIIDSVTGEHVPGVSIFIKGTTIGTVSDHTGHYRLLDLPVGTKTIVMKAVGYKTQEREVVLQRTVTKEINFILEEDVAVLDAVVVSANRTETTRRLAPTLVNVIDGKLFSSANANNLSQGLSFQPGVRVENNCQNCGFNQVRINGMDGRYTQILIDSRPIFSALAGVYGLEQIPVNMIDRVEVVRGGGSALFGSSAIAGVLNIITKEPTQNSFSLNESLGFTGMKRMDNNLAFNGSIVSDDQRTGAMFFGQMRTRNPWDKDGDGFSEIGKIDSRSAGIHTFLRTSDYSRLTAEIHGIQEFRRGGDHLDWPEHVASVAEQTDHSIYSGNLKYDLRSSDSKHHLQAYVSGQIVNRKSYYGGIGALDGLDNTGNQYGKLGYPIPKEYYGDNDGVTKGRTYMGGVQYSYDFDKLLFMPAQVLFGAEYTRDMLNDKMPIRSWTPATQEDGTPIKDKKGNLIPLYPETDQRINNWSQFAQVEWKNAKWSLLLGARLDEHSEVNNPIVSPRATLRFNPTKDINLRATYAKGFRAPQVFDEDLHVAVIGGEAKKITNINGLKPEVSHSFSISADTYHSFGEFHVNFLAEGFYTRLKDVFGEEAQADQHDGIKRYNRINGDGAKIFGVNLETRMAYRRMQLQAGFTLASSKYDSPQEWGERTVLTSGDRPEVNGSNFQKDDKGEFVNEGRTDRAMTRTPNAYGYFTLGWNPVNPLNIALTGTYTGKMKVPHVIEWGAGSALSDIAALDAKQRTAVADASGVVPHWDELESTPSFFDLGAKISYDFQLFTATKLQLYAGLTNIFNSFQKDFDRGAGRDSGYIYGPTQPRSIYVGCKYSF; via the coding sequence ATGAGATTATTTAAATTAATTGTATTCTTTACTTGTTTGGCTACCCTTTCTTTACGTGCGGAAGATGCCGATAAGAAAGTGAGAACAGATGCCAATATCGTAGGGCATATCATCGATTCTGTCACGGGCGAACATGTTCCCGGAGTAAGTATTTTCATCAAAGGAACCACCATCGGAACCGTCTCCGATCATACGGGTCACTATCGGTTGCTGGATCTTCCGGTGGGAACCAAAACCATTGTGATGAAAGCCGTGGGCTATAAGACACAAGAACGGGAAGTGGTTCTGCAGAGAACCGTTACAAAGGAAATCAACTTCATCCTCGAAGAAGACGTAGCTGTTCTGGATGCCGTGGTCGTTTCGGCCAATCGTACGGAGACAACCCGACGGCTGGCACCCACATTGGTGAACGTTATTGACGGCAAGCTGTTCAGTTCGGCCAATGCCAACAACCTCTCGCAAGGACTTTCCTTTCAGCCGGGTGTGCGTGTGGAGAATAATTGCCAGAACTGCGGCTTCAATCAAGTGCGCATCAACGGCATGGATGGGCGTTACACTCAGATTCTGATCGACTCTCGCCCCATTTTCAGTGCTTTGGCCGGCGTATACGGTCTGGAGCAGATTCCGGTCAACATGATAGACCGTGTAGAGGTGGTGCGTGGCGGAGGTTCCGCCCTCTTCGGTTCTTCGGCCATTGCCGGTGTGCTGAACATCATTACCAAAGAACCCACGCAGAATTCTTTCAGTCTGAACGAATCATTGGGATTCACCGGAATGAAGCGAATGGACAACAATCTTGCATTCAACGGTTCCATCGTAAGCGACGACCAACGGACAGGTGCCATGTTCTTCGGACAGATGCGCACGCGCAATCCTTGGGATAAAGACGGCGACGGCTTTTCCGAAATCGGTAAGATTGATTCTCGTTCGGCCGGTATTCATACGTTCCTGCGCACATCAGACTACAGCCGGCTGACGGCCGAGATACACGGCATCCAAGAGTTCCGCCGCGGTGGCGACCATTTGGATTGGCCGGAGCATGTGGCATCTGTGGCCGAACAGACCGACCACTCCATCTATAGTGGAAATCTGAAGTATGACCTCCGTTCGTCCGACTCCAAACATCATTTACAGGCCTATGTGTCGGGACAGATCGTAAACCGTAAGAGCTACTATGGCGGCATCGGCGCTTTGGACGGACTGGACAATACGGGCAATCAATACGGCAAGTTGGGATATCCCATCCCGAAAGAGTATTATGGCGATAATGACGGCGTGACGAAGGGCCGTACTTACATGGGCGGCGTGCAATATTCATATGACTTCGACAAACTACTCTTCATGCCGGCACAAGTGCTGTTCGGTGCCGAATACACAAGGGATATGCTGAATGATAAAATGCCCATTCGCAGTTGGACACCGGCTACGCAGGAGGATGGTACACCGATAAAAGACAAAAAAGGAAATCTGATTCCTCTCTATCCCGAAACGGACCAGCGCATCAACAACTGGAGCCAGTTTGCGCAGGTAGAATGGAAGAATGCGAAATGGAGCCTCTTGTTGGGTGCTCGCTTGGACGAACACTCCGAGGTGAACAACCCCATTGTGAGCCCTCGTGCCACCCTGCGCTTCAATCCTACTAAAGACATCAACCTGCGTGCCACTTATGCCAAAGGTTTCCGTGCCCCTCAAGTATTCGATGAAGACTTGCACGTGGCCGTAATCGGAGGTGAAGCCAAGAAAATCACCAATATCAACGGGCTGAAGCCGGAGGTGAGCCACTCGTTCAGCATCAGTGCGGATACGTATCACAGCTTCGGGGAATTTCATGTAAATTTCCTTGCCGAAGGATTTTACACTCGCTTGAAAGACGTTTTCGGTGAGGAGGCACAAGCCGACCAACACGATGGCATCAAACGTTACAACCGCATCAACGGCGACGGAGCCAAGATATTCGGTGTGAACCTTGAAACCAGAATGGCCTATCGTCGCATGCAGTTGCAGGCCGGATTCACATTGGCTTCAAGCAAATACGACTCTCCTCAGGAATGGGGCGAACGCACGGTACTGACATCTGGAGACCGACCTGAAGTAAACGGCTCGAACTTCCAAAAAGACGATAAAGGAGAATTTGTGAACGAAGGCCGGACCGACAGAGCCATGACCCGCACACCCAATGCTTACGGTTACTTCACCTTAGGGTGGAACCCCGTCAATCCGTTGAACATTGCGTTGACAGGAACCTATACCGGAAAGATGAAAGTGCCTCATGTCATCGAGTGGGGAGCCGGCTCTGCCTTGTCGGACATTGCCGCCCTCGACGCCAAGCAACGCACTGCCGTAGCTGATGCCTCGGGAGTTGTTCCTCATTGGGACGAACTGGAGAGCACACCTTCGTTCTTCGATTTGGGCGCAAAGATTTCTTACGACTTCCAACTGTTTACGGCCACCAAGCTGCAACTGTATGCCGGACTGACGAATATCTTCAACTCTTTCCAGAAAGATTTCGATCGTGGTGCCGGACGCGACAGCGGATATATCTACGGCCCTACCCAACCACGCTCCATTTATGTAGGGTGCAAATATAGCTTCTGA